The Castor canadensis chromosome 8, mCasCan1.hap1v2, whole genome shotgun sequence genome contains a region encoding:
- the LOC109674106 gene encoding LOW QUALITY PROTEIN: uncharacterized protein (The sequence of the model RefSeq protein was modified relative to this genomic sequence to represent the inferred CDS: inserted 1 base in 1 codon; deleted 3 bases in 3 codons; substituted 4 bases at 4 genomic stop codons): MESLRRNIVQGSTNKEAYKSKGLLSRQIKCSALXKSSFEKTIRKVSMTLKNIFTGEVGPESNEFSLSSNLDTQQKIPMGRKYSISRKNSKNDTHLTKHXKLFPQKKPFKCNEGGKVFSCQSDLIVHNEIHGGEKPFKCNECGKTFSRSTHLVEHERTHTGERPYECNECGKSFSQSTHLSLYQRIHTGEKSYECSECGKAFSRSTNLSQHQQTHTQEKPYKCNKCGKSFSDCSTIIQHQRIHSGENPYECCKCGKPFSWISALIEHQRTHTGENLYGCRDCGKVFSXSSLTEHXRIHTGEKTHACRVCRKGFSRSSSLIIHQRTHTGEKPYRCNGCAKAFSXSSALIRHQQLHTKE; this comes from the exons ATGGAAAGTCTCAGAAGAAATATTGTCCAAGGTTCTACAAATAAAGAAGCCTATAAAAGCAAGGGACTGTTATCAAGGCAGATAAAATGCTCTGCACTGTAGAAATCCTCTTTTGAAAAAACAATCAGAAAAGTGTCAATGACACTGAAGAATATTTTCACTGGGGAGGTAGGTCCTGAATCCAATGAATTTAGTCTGAGCTCAAACCTTGATACACAACAGAAAATTCCAATGGGGAGA AAATACTCTATATCTAGGAAAAACTCCAAGAATGACACACACTTAACTAAACACTAAAAACTCTTTCCACAAAAGAAACCTTTTAAATGCAATGAGGGTGGAAAAGTCTTTAGTTGCCAGTCAGACCTTATTGTGCACAATGAAATTCATGGTGGAGAAAAACCTTTCAAATGCAATGAATGTGGGAAAACTTTCAGCCGAAGTACCCACCTTGTTGAGCATGAAAGAACCCACACTGGAGAGAGACCTTATGAATGCAATGAATGTGGA AAATCATTTAGCCAGAGTACACATCTTAGTCTATACCAGAGGATCCATACTGGAGAAAAATCATATGAATGCAgtgaatgtggaaaagccttcagcCGAAGCACTAACCTTAGTCAACATCAGCAAACTCATACTCAAGAAAAGCCTTATAAGTGTAACAAATGTGGTAAATCCTTCAGTGATTGTTCAACCATT ATTCAGCATCAACGAATACACAGTGGAGAGAATCCCTATGAATGCTGTAAATGTGGAAAACCCTTCAGttggatttcagctcttattgaacaccagagaacacacacaggggAGAACCTCTATGGGTGCCGTGACTGTGGGAAAGTGTTCA GCTCATCCCTTACTGAACATTAGAgaatccacactggagaaaagactcATGCATGTAGAGTATGTAGAAAGGGCTTCAGTCGGAGCTCATCCCTTATTATTCACCAGAGAACTCATACAGGAGAGAAGCCTTACAGATGTAATGGCTGTGCTAAAGCCTTCAGTTAGAGTTCAGCTCTCATCAGACATCAGCAACTTCACACTAAAGAGTAA